A genomic stretch from Sulfurimonas sediminis includes:
- a CDS encoding flagellar motor protein MotB, protein MGKKKCPECEECLPAWLAAFGDLMSLLLCFFVLLLSMSSMDAKKISEAIGSLSGAMSVLEGGTQTEISKKRMLEATPIDSQDETSEVVNRVQQAATDANEMMEKTQSPAITVKEAQDGFVIKLPATLLFKPGSATIENQDALLFLKRITLIIQELPNDMLVDVQGHTDDRDPGPNSPYKDNWELSTARALAVLHELILDGADPARLSATGFAQYQPIATNVTATGREKNRRVELHFYGKKSEEAQSVNNSILDKTVEKK, encoded by the coding sequence ATGGGTAAAAAAAAGTGTCCTGAATGCGAAGAGTGTCTACCCGCATGGCTGGCGGCATTCGGAGACTTGATGTCTTTGCTTCTTTGTTTTTTCGTTTTGCTGCTTTCTATGTCGAGTATGGATGCAAAAAAGATTTCAGAAGCTATCGGTTCACTCTCAGGTGCGATGAGTGTTCTTGAAGGCGGTACGCAAACAGAAATTTCAAAAAAAAGAATGCTTGAAGCTACACCTATAGACTCTCAGGACGAAACGAGTGAAGTGGTCAACAGAGTGCAGCAGGCTGCAACTGATGCAAATGAGATGATGGAAAAGACACAGTCTCCCGCGATTACCGTAAAAGAAGCGCAAGACGGTTTTGTGATCAAACTGCCGGCAACACTGCTGTTTAAACCTGGCAGTGCTACGATAGAAAATCAGGACGCTTTGTTGTTTTTGAAGCGGATTACGCTTATTATTCAAGAGTTGCCAAATGATATGCTTGTGGATGTGCAGGGGCATACTGATGACAGAGATCCCGGACCGAACAGTCCCTATAAAGACAACTGGGAACTCTCGACTGCAAGAGCACTGGCTGTTTTGCATGAGTTGATATTAGACGGTGCAGATCCTGCGCGTCTGAGTGCAACAGGTTTTGCACAGTATCAGCCCATAGCGACCAATGTAACAGCCACAGGACGGGAAAAAAACAGAAGAGTTGAATTGCATTTTTATGGGAAAAAAAGTGAAGAAGCGCAAAGTGTGAACAATTCTATTTTAGATAAAACAGTCGAGAAAAAATGA
- the fliP gene encoding flagellar type III secretion system pore protein FliP (The bacterial flagellar biogenesis protein FliP forms a type III secretion system (T3SS)-type pore required for flagellar assembly.), translated as MIRVLFLLAALAALGFGAESPVVPTMNLSLSAPDTPQQLVSSLNVLVVLTLLFLAPSMVLVMTTFTRFVIVFGFLRQALGTQQVPPTQLLVMLAMILTFFVMEPIGTKAYEQGIKPYIAKEIGYEEAFAKTTLPFKNFMIRNTREKDLALFLRIRKMENPKSVADVPLSIVIPAFIISELKTAFEIGFLLFLPFLVIDMVVASILMSMGMMMLPPVMISLPFKILVFVLIDGWNLLIGNLIASVK; from the coding sequence ATGATAAGAGTTCTTTTCTTGCTTGCGGCATTGGCTGCTTTGGGTTTTGGGGCAGAATCGCCTGTTGTTCCTACCATGAACCTGAGTCTTTCGGCACCGGATACACCACAACAGCTTGTCTCTTCGCTCAATGTTCTCGTTGTTCTGACCTTACTTTTTTTAGCACCTTCGATGGTGCTGGTAATGACAACATTTACCCGGTTTGTCATTGTGTTCGGATTTTTGCGTCAGGCACTCGGTACCCAACAGGTTCCTCCGACACAACTGCTTGTCATGCTTGCAATGATTTTAACTTTTTTTGTTATGGAACCCATAGGAACAAAAGCCTATGAGCAGGGTATCAAGCCTTATATAGCCAAAGAGATAGGCTATGAAGAGGCTTTTGCCAAAACGACACTGCCGTTTAAAAATTTTATGATTAGAAATACAAGAGAAAAGGATTTGGCACTTTTTTTACGGATACGTAAAATGGAAAATCCGAAAAGCGTGGCAGATGTCCCTCTTTCTATTGTAATTCCTGCCTTTATAATCAGTGAGTTAAAAACCGCTTTTGAGATAGGTTTTTTACTCTTTTTGCCATTTCTGGTGATAGATATGGTCGTGGCCTCTATTTTGATGTCTATGGGTATGATGATGCTGCCTCCTGTTATGATCTCTCTGCCTTTTAAAATACTTGTTTTTGTATTGATTGACGGCTGGAATTTACTTATAGGCAATTTGATTGCCTCTGTAAAATAA
- the trmA gene encoding tRNA (uridine(54)-C5)-methyltransferase TrmA — MDCKYFGECGACRVYEDGYEAQLNEKIQINKERFTPYFSEEISVYKSLDAHYRARSEFKIWHTDDEISYAMNHIDKKGVVLINECPQVNVHIGNLMPKLLDAIKVHAVGFKLFGADFLSSSSGEIVVSLLYHRPLDEAWQEKAKKIAQELGIYIIGRSRKQKVVIGQDYVTETLHVKSDVYRFKYIENSFTQPNPRVNEQMIAWASDRFSDTKNDLLELYCGAGNFTIPFAKKFNKVLATEISKSSINAAKENMLLNQLNNIEFVRMSVEDFVAALDGVREYRRMKDIDINSYAIHSVFVDPPRSGMGEYSCKFVSRYDHIVYISCNPLTLLDDLNILSQTHTVTDMALFDQFPYTHHVEMGVKLTKKGL; from the coding sequence TTGGATTGTAAATATTTCGGTGAATGTGGTGCCTGCAGAGTTTACGAAGATGGATATGAAGCACAACTTAATGAAAAAATACAGATAAACAAAGAACGATTTACACCTTACTTTAGTGAAGAAATTTCTGTGTATAAATCCTTGGATGCACATTACCGTGCAAGGAGCGAGTTTAAAATATGGCATACAGATGATGAAATTTCATATGCCATGAATCATATTGATAAAAAAGGTGTTGTGCTTATAAATGAATGTCCGCAGGTGAATGTGCATATTGGAAACCTTATGCCTAAGCTTCTTGATGCAATCAAAGTACATGCTGTCGGTTTTAAGCTTTTTGGTGCGGATTTTTTAAGTTCGAGTTCGGGTGAAATAGTTGTTTCACTTCTGTATCACAGACCTTTGGATGAAGCCTGGCAGGAAAAAGCAAAAAAAATAGCCCAGGAGCTGGGTATATACATCATAGGCCGTTCACGCAAACAAAAAGTTGTGATAGGACAGGATTATGTTACAGAGACTTTACATGTAAAGAGTGATGTTTATAGGTTCAAATATATTGAAAACAGTTTTACCCAGCCAAATCCGAGAGTCAATGAACAGATGATTGCCTGGGCAAGTGACAGGTTTTCGGATACGAAAAACGATTTACTTGAACTCTACTGCGGGGCAGGAAATTTCACCATTCCTTTTGCAAAAAAATTCAACAAAGTGCTGGCGACAGAAATATCCAAATCCTCCATCAATGCGGCAAAAGAAAATATGCTTTTAAATCAGCTAAACAACATAGAATTTGTCCGTATGAGCGTTGAAGATTTTGTCGCTGCACTCGACGGCGTAAGAGAGTACAGAAGGATGAAAGATATTGATATCAACAGTTATGCTATTCATTCTGTCTTTGTCGACCCTCCACGAAGCGGAATGGGCGAATACTCTTGCAAATTTGTCTCAAGGTATGATCATATAGTCTATATTTCATGTAATCCGTTGACATTGCTGGATGATTTGAACATACTCTCTCAAACACATACAGTTACAGACATGGCGCTTTTTGACCAGTTTCCCTACACACATCATGTTGAAATGGGTGTGAAACTTACAAAAAAAGGGCTGTAG
- a CDS encoding COG3400 family protein, with amino-acid sequence MKKILIISSGPIGQHFIQRVTETYTSENIYYIVQTKEKKFKDASPARFKFYEFDPTSFYKLANLLKMEFIQVVIAMDNQTEVENTIKNIRVVKKQLRVVVLNQWNMTNEDPNVVLINANEILASRLLDYLPNVPVIAQNVGIGEGEIMEVLVPFGSSFVYRHIGVIEQKNWRIVAIYRNRKLIMPSRRRMIQPNDTLLLVGEPAVLHSVYKAIKRELGQFPEPFGTNILLYIDMNIITHSNIATLVQHAMYIHEKFKHDLVIKIVNPSDIDIIEKIKDLRDLDIVVEIDYDSINLRSVFLHDVKSYHVGLVIVSREMFADYHVRKCLYDVHVPVLKLSEKSFSKVKDVALILSDNRDLEKISATIFDIAEQLNFNIELYNYINEHQDEKEQVIEHFYNLSTIFSKSIKVFKENENPIRLLKHKENFVQIIPFTNKLTTRHIYALFSTDSEKLYFKLNDFHQIFIPVQL; translated from the coding sequence GTGAAAAAAATATTAATCATAAGCAGTGGACCTATAGGGCAACACTTTATTCAACGGGTTACCGAGACATATACGAGTGAAAATATATATTATATAGTGCAGACAAAAGAGAAAAAATTTAAAGATGCAAGCCCGGCACGTTTTAAATTTTATGAGTTTGATCCTACAAGTTTTTATAAACTGGCAAATTTACTCAAAATGGAGTTTATCCAGGTTGTGATAGCGATGGACAATCAGACTGAAGTTGAAAATACGATTAAAAACATTCGTGTTGTAAAAAAGCAGTTGCGGGTTGTTGTCCTAAATCAGTGGAATATGACCAATGAAGACCCGAATGTTGTACTCATTAATGCAAATGAGATTTTGGCCTCCCGTTTGTTGGACTACCTGCCGAATGTTCCGGTGATAGCACAGAATGTCGGTATAGGCGAGGGTGAAATAATGGAAGTGCTTGTTCCTTTTGGCAGTTCTTTTGTTTATAGGCATATTGGAGTGATTGAACAGAAAAACTGGCGCATTGTCGCGATATACAGAAACAGAAAACTCATAATGCCTTCGCGCAGACGCATGATACAGCCAAATGACACTCTTTTGCTCGTTGGTGAGCCTGCGGTCTTGCACTCAGTTTACAAAGCCATTAAACGTGAACTTGGACAGTTCCCTGAGCCTTTTGGAACAAATATTCTTTTATACATAGATATGAACATTATCACGCATTCCAATATTGCCACGCTTGTACAGCATGCAATGTACATCCATGAAAAATTCAAGCATGACCTTGTTATAAAAATTGTAAATCCTTCAGACATTGATATTATTGAAAAAATCAAGGATTTAAGAGATTTGGATATTGTTGTCGAGATAGATTATGACAGTATCAATCTGCGATCTGTATTTTTGCATGATGTAAAATCATATCATGTCGGACTGGTGATTGTATCAAGAGAGATGTTTGCCGATTATCATGTGAGAAAATGTTTGTATGATGTACATGTACCGGTACTGAAACTCTCAGAAAAATCCTTTTCCAAGGTGAAAGATGTCGCTCTGATACTTTCAGACAACAGAGACCTGGAAAAAATTTCTGCAACGATTTTTGATATAGCCGAGCAGCTTAATTTCAATATAGAGCTTTATAATTATATAAACGAACACCAGGATGAAAAAGAACAGGTCATCGAGCATTTTTACAATCTTTCAACTATTTTTTCCAAGTCAATCAAAGTTTTCAAAGAGAATGAAAATCCGATTAGGCTCCTGAAGCACAAAGAAAATTTTGTACAGATCATTCCTTTTACCAACAAACTCACAACACGCCATATTTATGCTCTTTTTTCAACTGACAGTGAAAAGCTCTATTTTAAACTGAATGATTTTCATCAGATTTTTATACCTGTACAGCTATAA
- the aroB gene encoding 3-dehydroquinate synthase: MQVNIPLKQTVDNSYDITIDTIKKVHFDKKVAIVTNPKVAGLHLAYFLSKISAKELYIITVPDGEEYKNQDSVDLILESLFNHRFNRKSMLIAFGGGVIGDMTGYTASIYQRGIDFVQVPTTLLSQVDASVGGKTGINNSYGKNLIGAFHQPKAVYIDPHFLSTLPKREFGAGVAEIIKMAVTFNRNFFDFLETADLHDKEVLQEAIKQAVQTKADVVAKDEKEHGLRAALNYGHTFGHVIENETKYKTYLHGEAVAIGMVMANEVAVAMNLMIPQEAQRVKELLQKYDLPTSYTIEDVNSFYETFFLDKKSLDASVTFILPVGIGGVKITDEVDKELILSVLRKFGNN; encoded by the coding sequence ATGCAGGTAAACATTCCTTTAAAACAAACAGTTGACAACTCATATGACATTACTATAGATACGATTAAAAAAGTTCATTTTGATAAAAAAGTAGCTATTGTTACCAACCCGAAAGTGGCCGGACTTCATCTGGCATACTTCCTTTCAAAAATATCAGCAAAAGAACTTTATATCATTACAGTACCTGACGGGGAAGAGTACAAAAACCAGGATTCTGTTGATTTGATATTGGAGTCTTTATTTAACCACCGTTTTAACAGAAAATCAATGCTTATTGCTTTTGGAGGCGGTGTGATAGGGGATATGACAGGCTATACAGCAAGTATATACCAGCGTGGGATTGATTTTGTGCAGGTACCTACAACACTGCTTTCTCAGGTAGATGCCAGTGTGGGCGGCAAAACAGGTATAAATAACAGTTATGGAAAAAATCTTATAGGTGCTTTTCATCAGCCCAAAGCTGTCTATATTGATCCTCATTTTTTATCAACTTTACCAAAAAGAGAATTTGGTGCCGGTGTTGCCGAGATTATCAAAATGGCAGTGACCTTTAACAGAAATTTCTTTGATTTTTTAGAAACGGCAGACCTGCATGATAAAGAAGTTTTGCAAGAAGCAATCAAACAGGCCGTACAAACAAAAGCAGATGTTGTTGCCAAAGATGAAAAAGAGCATGGATTAAGAGCTGCTCTGAATTACGGCCATACTTTTGGGCATGTCATTGAAAACGAAACAAAATACAAAACCTATTTGCATGGCGAGGCGGTAGCCATCGGTATGGTGATGGCAAACGAAGTTGCTGTGGCTATGAACCTGATGATACCACAGGAGGCACAGAGGGTAAAAGAGCTTTTACAAAAGTATGATTTGCCGACTTCTTATACCATTGAAGATGTCAACAGTTTTTATGAAACATTCTTTTTGGATAAAAAAAGTCTGGATGCTTCTGTAACGTTTATTCTCCCCGTAGGCATCGGTGGCGTAAAAATTACAGATGAAGTTGACAAAGAGTTAATTCTCAGTGTTCTTCGTAAATTTGGTAACAACTGA
- a CDS encoding mechanosensitive ion channel domain-containing protein, which yields MSSLLQADVSVEQNATDTTKEKALTLEQTKAYEQQINTIESEISDENMWMKSYSSYLTSMDVKHNLDAIKKRISYLAKHAKTDADKDELIALISKENILASQIEKLKGTNSSAPFSGLITPPNIDKVPEINNPFDILTGLSMIKTLNANLEEYRKKRESLIDLISKLKQEKKIYKKILQLQPKNKKYAQIYKNKLAQLEMFEQALDTMNVTMNVYQKRLDIAEININKGIEKQVYRLIKIGMAILFVFFIFFLLKLVVKKYITDNERFYMANKIITFTNFIIIILILFFNYIENASYLVTILGFASAGIAIAMKDWFMSMLGWLVIVFGGSIHVGDRIRVDMGGMKYVGDVLDISLLRMTILEDITLTSIMHNRRAGRIIFIPNNYIFTQMIANYTHNSLKTVWDGVKITITFDSNHKKAMHIVKEITKKFSKGYTDITRKQLNKLRQHYNLKNTNVEPRIYSFIESNGIDIEAWYLTNAYATLTLRSVISTEILDAFKEADDITIAYPTQKLHVSMQSESPSAHNGEIV from the coding sequence TTGTCTTCTTTGTTGCAGGCAGATGTTTCTGTTGAACAAAATGCCACAGATACAACAAAAGAAAAAGCACTTACACTTGAACAGACAAAAGCATATGAGCAGCAGATAAACACCATAGAGTCAGAGATATCTGATGAAAACATGTGGATGAAAAGCTACTCTTCTTACCTGACATCCATGGATGTGAAGCATAATCTTGATGCCATTAAAAAAAGAATCAGCTATCTTGCAAAACATGCTAAAACAGATGCGGACAAAGATGAACTCATCGCCTTGATATCAAAAGAAAATATTCTGGCTTCACAGATTGAAAAACTAAAAGGTACCAATAGTTCTGCACCGTTTTCAGGACTGATAACGCCGCCAAATATCGACAAAGTGCCGGAAATCAACAATCCCTTTGATATTCTGACCGGTCTGTCTATGATAAAAACACTCAATGCAAACCTTGAAGAGTACAGGAAAAAAAGAGAAAGTCTGATAGATTTGATCAGCAAATTAAAACAAGAGAAAAAGATTTATAAAAAAATTTTGCAGCTGCAGCCAAAAAACAAAAAATATGCTCAGATATACAAAAACAAACTCGCACAGCTTGAGATGTTTGAACAGGCGCTCGATACTATGAATGTAACAATGAATGTGTATCAAAAACGCCTGGATATTGCAGAGATAAATATTAACAAAGGCATTGAAAAACAGGTTTACAGACTGATAAAAATAGGCATGGCAATACTGTTCGTATTTTTTATATTTTTTCTTTTAAAGCTGGTTGTCAAGAAATATATTACAGATAACGAACGTTTTTATATGGCAAACAAAATCATCACATTTACAAATTTCATCATTATAATTTTGATTTTATTTTTCAACTATATAGAAAATGCTTCCTACCTTGTAACAATTCTTGGATTTGCTTCAGCAGGTATAGCCATTGCGATGAAAGACTGGTTTATGTCGATGCTGGGCTGGCTTGTTATCGTCTTTGGCGGAAGTATACATGTAGGGGACAGAATCCGTGTAGATATGGGAGGAATGAAATATGTTGGCGATGTTTTAGATATTTCGCTTCTTCGTATGACGATTTTGGAAGATATAACTTTGACATCCATCATGCACAACAGAAGAGCAGGCCGTATTATATTTATACCGAACAACTATATTTTTACCCAGATGATTGCAAACTATACGCATAATTCACTCAAAACAGTTTGGGACGGGGTGAAGATTACGATTACCTTTGATTCCAACCATAAAAAGGCTATGCACATAGTCAAAGAAATCACAAAGAAATTTTCCAAAGGGTATACAGATATTACAAGAAAACAGCTCAATAAACTCAGACAGCACTATAATCTGAAAAACACCAATGTAGAACCAAGAATTTACTCTTTTATAGAGTCAAACGGCATAGATATAGAAGCCTGGTACCTTACCAATGCCTATGCTACTTTAACACTCAGAAGTGTCATTTCAACAGAAATTCTTGACGCATTCAAAGAGGCTGATGATATTACGATCGCCTATCCTACACAGAAGCTGCATGTATCTATGCAAAGTGAATCACCGAGTGCACACAATGGAGAAATAGTCTAA
- the mtaB gene encoding tRNA (N(6)-L-threonylcarbamoyladenosine(37)-C(2))-methylthiotransferase MtaB: protein MHTKKVYFKTFGCRTNLYDSQVMMSSLKEYEITQNEAEADVIVINSCTVTNGADTHVRSYISQVEKNNNGAKLFLTGCGAHTKGESLLKENRIHGVFGQSEKQKIDTLLAKEKPFYEPGDLNYIDDMVVDEFVGKSRAFIKIQEGCNFRCSYCIIPYVRGDARSMDENRILEQVARLALNGFGEFILTGTNVGSYGQDTKTSLAKLMKKMSQIRGVRRIRLGSVEPIQITDEFKEILDEPWMEKHMHIALQHTSPKMLKLMNRRNVYRQDKALFELLAEKGYAIGTDFITGHPGESEDLWREAMQNAKDLPLTHIHAFTYSKRDGTPSATMKPEVNGKIAKERLHELQELIQQKNFDFRKAYRGELEVLIESCKEGFYHGFDQHFNKIVVESQEDLVGNWITVPNYEVKKDFNYARI from the coding sequence ATGCACACTAAAAAAGTATATTTTAAAACATTCGGCTGCCGGACAAATCTTTATGATTCTCAGGTTATGATGAGTTCATTAAAAGAGTATGAAATAACCCAAAATGAGGCAGAAGCCGATGTCATCGTTATAAACTCCTGCACGGTCACCAATGGTGCCGATACCCATGTTCGTTCCTATATTTCGCAGGTTGAAAAAAACAACAATGGCGCAAAGCTTTTTTTAACAGGCTGTGGTGCCCATACCAAAGGAGAATCTCTTTTAAAAGAGAACCGTATTCACGGAGTTTTTGGTCAGAGTGAAAAGCAGAAGATAGATACCCTTTTGGCAAAAGAAAAGCCCTTTTACGAACCGGGTGATTTGAACTATATAGACGATATGGTGGTGGATGAGTTTGTAGGCAAAAGCAGAGCCTTTATAAAAATACAGGAGGGATGTAATTTTCGCTGTTCTTACTGTATTATCCCTTATGTGCGCGGTGATGCCAGAAGCATGGATGAAAACAGAATTTTAGAGCAGGTCGCAAGACTTGCCCTAAACGGTTTCGGTGAATTTATCCTGACCGGCACGAATGTCGGAAGTTACGGGCAGGATACAAAAACATCTTTGGCAAAACTTATGAAAAAGATGTCCCAGATTCGTGGTGTCAGACGCATACGTCTGGGGAGTGTTGAACCTATTCAGATTACAGATGAGTTTAAAGAGATTTTGGATGAGCCATGGATGGAAAAACATATGCACATTGCTTTGCAACACACTTCGCCAAAAATGTTAAAACTGATGAACAGAAGGAATGTTTACAGGCAGGATAAAGCATTGTTTGAACTCCTGGCAGAAAAAGGATACGCCATAGGTACAGACTTTATAACAGGGCATCCTGGAGAGAGTGAAGATTTATGGCGAGAAGCTATGCAAAATGCAAAAGATTTGCCTTTGACGCATATTCATGCTTTTACCTATTCAAAGCGTGATGGCACGCCTTCTGCCACTATGAAGCCGGAGGTAAACGGTAAAATAGCAAAAGAGAGACTGCACGAATTGCAAGAGCTGATTCAACAGAAAAATTTTGATTTCAGAAAGGCTTACAGGGGAGAGCTTGAGGTGCTGATAGAGTCCTGTAAAGAAGGATTCTATCACGGGTTTGATCAGCATTTTAATAAAATTGTTGTAGAGTCTCAAGAAGATTTGGTTGGAAACTGGATTACTGTTCCCAACTATGAAGTAAAAAAGGACTTCAATTATGCCAGAATCTAA
- a CDS encoding AAA family ATPase — MPESKTNRIAIYVSAFIIIILILFALLRDNADAITLKQAKELLQNHNVEKVVATKKYVYLKTKKGYYKIPFSQVTPDMFADYKVEVDNESNILLYLLVFILVLGLGSLAFRKWQKKSLKEIFTVSESKNNTDFSPSEGNTHIEAIKSDVSFNDIGGISDVKVELEEIIDFMKNPKRYKSFGARMPKGVLLIGPPGVGKTMIAKAVAHEAGVPFYYQSGASFVQIYVGMGAKRVHELFAAAKKNAPSIIFIDEIDAVGKKRDGNRNDEREATLNQLLTEMDGFEGSSGVIVIAATNKIDVLDAALLRAGRFDRRVFVELPTKREREAILIKYLEKIPHELDVKIVANMTVGFNGAALATLVNEAALLALRQNDFRVTLEHFEQVKDKVIFGKKKLQMLNERQKAFRATYQAGKVMVATYYDITFEKLMLSNEKLTPATDEPFIKQELESRVKMLLAGIAACDIKYNEHASSAKDDLDEAKKLVKKMCEEYGMCSSLLPDKKEQELLLKRLYEESRALLESLLKVLEKIEYVLLERESISKTEVKEYLNEVF; from the coding sequence ATGCCAGAATCTAAAACAAACAGAATTGCGATTTATGTATCGGCATTTATTATTATAATATTGATTCTATTTGCTCTGCTTCGGGACAATGCTGATGCCATAACTCTGAAACAGGCCAAAGAACTGTTGCAAAACCATAATGTTGAAAAGGTTGTTGCTACGAAAAAATATGTCTATCTAAAAACAAAAAAAGGATATTACAAAATCCCTTTTTCACAAGTAACACCTGATATGTTTGCTGATTATAAAGTCGAAGTTGACAATGAATCAAACATATTACTTTATCTGTTAGTGTTTATACTGGTTTTGGGACTTGGTTCATTAGCTTTTAGAAAATGGCAAAAGAAATCATTGAAAGAAATTTTTACTGTCAGTGAATCAAAAAATAACACTGACTTTTCACCGTCTGAGGGAAATACTCATATTGAAGCGATAAAAAGTGATGTGAGTTTTAATGATATTGGTGGAATCAGCGATGTCAAAGTGGAACTCGAAGAGATTATAGATTTTATGAAAAATCCAAAACGATACAAAAGCTTTGGTGCGCGTATGCCAAAAGGAGTGCTTTTAATAGGACCTCCGGGTGTTGGAAAAACAATGATAGCAAAAGCGGTTGCACATGAAGCAGGTGTACCTTTTTACTATCAGAGTGGGGCATCATTTGTACAAATTTATGTAGGTATGGGGGCTAAGCGTGTGCATGAACTTTTTGCTGCAGCGAAAAAAAATGCACCTTCTATTATATTTATAGATGAAATCGACGCTGTAGGAAAAAAGAGAGACGGCAACAGAAATGACGAGAGAGAGGCAACACTAAACCAGCTTTTAACTGAAATGGATGGATTTGAAGGTTCAAGCGGAGTGATTGTGATTGCAGCAACCAACAAAATAGATGTTTTAGATGCAGCACTTTTACGAGCAGGACGCTTTGATAGAAGAGTATTTGTAGAGTTACCTACTAAACGAGAAAGAGAAGCAATTTTGATAAAGTATTTAGAAAAGATACCGCATGAACTAGATGTTAAAATAGTTGCGAACATGACAGTGGGTTTTAATGGTGCAGCACTGGCAACATTAGTGAATGAGGCAGCTTTGCTGGCTTTGCGACAGAATGATTTTCGTGTTACATTAGAGCATTTTGAACAGGTAAAAGATAAAGTAATATTTGGAAAGAAAAAACTTCAAATGCTCAATGAAAGACAAAAAGCATTCCGGGCAACTTATCAAGCTGGCAAGGTGATGGTGGCAACCTATTATGATATAACTTTTGAAAAATTAATGCTTTCAAATGAAAAATTGACACCTGCTACAGATGAGCCATTTATCAAACAAGAACTCGAATCTCGGGTGAAAATGCTTTTAGCTGGAATAGCTGCTTGTGATATTAAGTATAACGAGCATGCGAGTAGTGCCAAAGATGATCTGGATGAAGCAAAAAAACTTGTGAAAAAAATGTGTGAAGAGTATGGTATGTGTTCTTCATTGCTTCCAGATAAAAAAGAGCAAGAGTTATTACTTAAGAGGCTTTATGAAGAGAGTAGGGCACTGTTAGAATCTCTTTTGAAAGTGCTTGAAAAAATCGAATATGTTCTTTTGGAACGCGAAAGTATTAGTAAAACCGAAGTAAAAGAGTATTTAAATGAAGTTTTTTAG
- the bioV gene encoding pimelyl-ACP methyl ester esterase BioV: protein MKFFSGFSLKNEKHFFDSYIYKSDFTVSGFSYGAIKAFEFTCKALEGGKRVDTLQLFSPAFFQSKNEKFKKLQLMAYRKNENVYLQQFINACFLPYERKEVERSVTVLEELDELLNYEWDIQKLHVLADKGVTIEVYLGGQDQIVDTKSAKEFFLDVATVTYIKEANHFLQLF, encoded by the coding sequence ATGAAGTTTTTTAGCGGATTTTCTTTAAAAAATGAAAAACACTTTTTTGACTCTTACATATATAAAAGTGATTTTACCGTAAGTGGTTTTAGCTACGGTGCAATAAAAGCTTTTGAGTTTACATGTAAAGCCTTGGAAGGAGGGAAAAGAGTAGATACTTTACAGCTTTTTTCACCGGCTTTTTTTCAAAGCAAAAATGAAAAGTTTAAGAAACTGCAGCTGATGGCATACAGGAAAAATGAAAATGTCTATTTGCAACAGTTTATAAATGCCTGTTTTTTACCATATGAGAGAAAAGAAGTAGAACGCAGTGTGACAGTGCTGGAAGAACTGGATGAACTTTTAAACTATGAATGGGATATACAGAAATTACATGTATTGGCAGATAAAGGTGTAACAATTGAAGTCTATTTAGGTGGACAGGACCAAATAGTTGATACGAAGAGTGCCAAAGAGTTTTTTCTGGATGTGGCAACGGTTACATACATAAAAGAGGCAAATCATTTTTTACAACTTTTTTGA
- the mog gene encoding molybdopterin adenylyltransferase, with product MSKIKIGVITASDRASKGIYEDISGVAIQDTMKEYLKSEFEIVYRCIPDEQDVLEATMKELCDDAGCCLVVTTGGTGPAPRDVTPEATENVCEKMMPGFGELMRQVSLQYVPTAILSRQTAGIRGKSLIINLPGKPKSIRECLDAVFPAVPYCIDLIEGPFIETNEDVIKAFRPKAK from the coding sequence ATGAGTAAAATAAAGATAGGTGTAATAACGGCAAGTGACAGAGCAAGCAAAGGGATTTATGAAGATATAAGCGGAGTAGCTATTCAAGACACGATGAAAGAGTATTTAAAAAGTGAATTTGAAATAGTTTACAGATGTATTCCTGATGAGCAGGATGTGCTTGAGGCAACAATGAAAGAGTTGTGTGATGATGCAGGATGTTGCCTGGTTGTGACAACCGGTGGAACCGGTCCGGCACCTCGTGATGTGACACCCGAAGCAACTGAAAATGTCTGTGAGAAGATGATGCCCGGTTTTGGTGAATTGATGCGACAGGTGAGTTTGCAGTATGTTCCAACTGCTATTCTTTCACGCCAGACAGCAGGGATTAGAGGAAAAAGTTTGATTATCAATTTACCAGGAAAACCAAAATCAATCAGAGAGTGCCTTGATGCGGTTTTTCCTGCAGTTCCGTACTGTATAGATCTTATTGAAGGTCCATTTATAGAAACAAATGAGGATGTTATCAAGGCATTCAGACCTAAAGCAAAGTAA